A genomic region of Miscanthus floridulus cultivar M001 chromosome 3, ASM1932011v1, whole genome shotgun sequence contains the following coding sequences:
- the LOC136547560 gene encoding BRCT domain-containing protein At4g02110-like isoform X2: MPPHGPEEDADAHLFAGVRFVLHGFDQVSASQDDPVCVAARKAGKKVVVDQWVEDSCELGELADADRVLYAPVRDFKGIPGCDKLHICLTGYQKNWRDDIMKMVSLMGANFSKSLAANIITHLICYKFEGDKYELAKQVNIKLVNHRWLEECLKAWEILPVDHYTKSGWEVEIMEAQAKDSEDEAEDAGRCSSSSRRIGRTPIREIRSKSHVDSAVHAPSGGPTISASNVVGATGKHLGTPEQIMKAEDASTESPDIRADSGSAPDTKCAATSVDHGAIKSTHSRIYHSENDEAPADQASRDEAKDDHRRELDTRASTLNTPSVHKSIALTIPADNIENTDGNCFHGSSQINFNNDLQSISSEENFSKKILHSKDLSRMVDQKDDGHVPDPKPNISQSSVEENLNTCGFNPRSEGNSASRNDQTLGYSRRRSSKSVSPKVTKHVDRSGGGLAHRRKSILSSVSSKAPNEAPDSGSGISSSPFSGKESALEAAASNVGRSPTESTKVDGHVNSGPTMNSTEKQMSGCKGHLLSYRRTSLKRVSSAEVEKLPENSANDKNMGAPNVVKTPALHEATTEERCNISPSVSSEIRKESLGVHQNRDAEMTDAQRVSKIEAAAPCSKPDKEISCQNLGEDPKDVPVNKITDEHGTFPSKVSTSRVRKAGSKRSRNADSKAAGEFVNSKSEVAPSKPNHDKVASHENVEAQQREGCCSPNAAENTPSSLAEALNTKSRNEVLTSSQGPNRKTNESLVASKAESVNMTLQRNKKGNRRKLSNTSSADENQRSSSRTVPNSKSSNLVAKGSRTADVNISDSPTVDETETLPSNSSFNEAVPPGNGDENHKRLSSSASVDDPETCTANKVPNNRIRKVVAKRKLSAVQNHKSGSEPCKTAKVLVSEDKVVSPARIVQSSRNANKVTVDKDLQNTNEGRTNDTVGSFCKDATEERSKDMQSSKTRSNRRQKVADLVDGSTDHDKENIPVSSNFTSNTKCVKNSKSSKSITKALQSSKAVLDENSMIKRNDYGTLNVPEPTWFILSGHRLLRKEYRTILRRLRGRVCRDSHHWSFQATHLVTTELRRTEKFFAAAAAGRWILKPDYLTACNEAGKFLEEEPFEWHGQGLNIGDTISLDAPRKWRQLKQRTGYGAFYGMQVIIYGECIAPTLDTLKRTIRSGDGTILATSPPYTRFLKSSVDFAVVSAGMPSVDAWVQEFMRHNIPCISADYLVEYVCKPGHPLSKHVLFNMHDLAERSLQKFLKNQEDAMTMDAEPESCSACGSNNRERLMLMCGGGEGNQAGCGVRVHADCCNPPVEGCGGGDWLCDRCDQQKSAKKG; this comes from the exons ATGCCCCCGCACGGCCCCGAAGAAGACGCCGACGCGCACCTCTTCGCCGGCGTCCGCTTCGTGCTCCACGGCTTCGACCAGGTCTCCGCGTCCCAG GATGATCCAGTGTGTGTGGCAGCGAGGAAGGCCGGGAAGAAGGTCGTCGTTGATCAGTGGGTGGAAGACAGCTGCGAACTCGGAGAATTGGCTGATGCAGATCGG GTACTATATGCTCCAGTCAGAGATTTCAAAGGCATTCCGGGTTGCGATAAACTTCATATTTGCTTGACAGGGTACCAGAAGAATTGGCGTGATGACATAATG aaAATGGTTTCTTTGATGGGAGCAAACTTCTCCAAGTCTTTGGCAGCAAACATAATTACCCATCTCATTTGCTACAAATTTGAAG GTGATAAATACGAACTTGCTAAACAGGTGAATATAAAGCTTGTCAATCACCGGTGGCTGGAAGAATG CTTAAAGGCATGGGAAATCCTTCCGGTTGATCATTATACGAAAAG TGGTTGGGAAGTAGAGATAATGGAAGCACAAGCTAAGGACTCTGAAGATGAAGCAGAAGATGCTGGTAGATGCTCATCAAGTAGCAGACGTATTGGCAGGACACCTATTAGAGAGATCAGATCCAAATCTCATGTTGATTCTGCTGTCCATGCACCCAGTGGAGGTCCTACTATCTCTGCTAGCAATGTAGTGGGTGCTACAGGAAAACACTTGGGCACTCCAGAACAGATTATGAAAGCAGAGGACGCGAGCACGGAATCACCTGACATCAGAGCTGACTCAGGAAGTGCCCCTGACACAAAGTGTGCTGCAACATCTGTTGATCATGGTGCCATTAAATCTACCCACTCTCGCATTTATCACAGTGAGAATGATGAGGCTCCTGCAGATCAGGCCAGTAGGGATGAAGCTAAAGACGATCACAGAAGGGAACTTGACACCAGGGCTAGTACCCTTAATACTCCCAGTGTACATAAAAGCATTGCACTCACTATTCCAGCGGACAACATAGAGAACACTGACGGGAACTGTTTCCATGGTTCCAGTCAGATCAATTTCAACAATGATCTTCAGTCAATCTCTTCTGAAGAAAATTTCTCCAAGAAAATATTACACTCAAAAGACTTGAGCAGAATGGTAGATCAGAAGGATGATGGGCACGTACCTGATCCCAAACCCAACATTTCTCAGTCATCAGTTGAAGAAAACCTAAACACTTGTGGGTTTAATCCAAGATCAGAAGGCAATTCAGCATCAAGAAATGACCAAACCTTAGGCTATTCTAGAAGGCGATCTTCAAAGTCAGTATCACCTAAAGTGACGAAGCATGTTGATAGATCTGGCGGTGGACTTGCTCATAGGAGGAAAAGCATTCTTTCTTCAGTCAGTTCAAAGGCACCGAATGAAGCCCCAGACTCGGGGAGTGGAATATCAAGTAGTCCTTTTTCAGGCAAGGAAAGTGCATTGGAAGCAGCTGCTTCTAATGTGGGTAGAAGCCCTACTGAATCTACCAAAGTTGATGGTCATGTAAACAGTGGTCCAACTATGAATTCAACAGAGAAGCAGATGTCTGGATGTAAAGGCCACCTGTTAAGTTATAGGAGAACATCTTTGAAGCGTGTAAGCTCTGCTGAAGTAGAAAAGCTTCCTGAAAATTCTGCTAACGATAAGAATATGGGGGCACCTAATGTAGTAAAGACACCAGCACTGCACGAGGCAACAACTGAGGAGCGCTGTAACATATCCCCTTCTGTCAGTTCTGAAATTAGAAAAGAAAGTTTAGGTGTTCACCAGAATAGGGACGCTGAGATGACTGATGCTCAGCGGGTAAGCAAAATTGAAGCTGCAGCTCCTTGCTCAAAACCTGATAAAGAGATTTCTTGTCAGAACTTGGGAGAAGATCCTAAAGATGTCCCAGTTAACAAGATCACTGATGAACATGGAACATTTCCCTCGAAAGTATCCACTTCCAGAGTGAGGAAGGCTGGTTCCAAGCGGTCTCGCAATGCTGACAGTAAAGCTGCTGGTGAATTCGTAAATAGTAAAAGTGAGGTTGCACCTTCGAAGCCCAATCATGATAAAGTTGCTTCTCATGAAAACGTGGAGGcacaacagagagaaggatgctGTAGTCCAAATGCTGCCGAAAATACACCATCATCTCTTGCAGAAGCCCTGAACACCAAATCAAGGAATGAAGTTCTAACCAGCTCTCAGGGTCCCAATCGCAAGACAAACGAATCACTAGTGGCTTCCAAGGCAGAGTCTGTTAATATGACTCTGCAGAGAAACAAGAAGGGGAACCGTAGAAAGCTTTCAAACACTTCAAGTGCAGATGAAAATCAAAGAAGTTCATCTCGGACGGTACCAAATTCCAAATCAAGTAATTTGGTTGCAAAGGGATCTCGGACTGCTGATGTCAATATATCTGACTCACCAACTGTTGATGAAACTGAGACATTGCCATCAAACTCGAGTTTTAATGAGGCAGTTCCTCCAGGAAATGGTGATGAAAACCATAAAAGGCTTTCAAGCAGTGCAAGCGTAGATGACCCTGAAACATGTACAGCAAATAAAGTACCAAACAATAGAATCCGTAAGGTTGTAGCCAAGAGGAAACTATCTGCTGTCCAAAACCACAAATCTGGTAGTGAGCCTTGCAAGACTGCAAAGGTATTGGTATCTGAAGATAAAGTTGTCTCACCAGCGAGAATTGTACAGAGTTCTAGAAATGCTAACAAGGTAACGGTGGATAAAGACCTGCAGAACACCAATGAGGGTAGGACGAATGATACAGTTGGATCATTTTGCAAAGATGCCACGGAAGAGAGGTCAAAAGACATGCAGAGTTCTAAAACTAGAAGCAACAGAAGACAAAAGGTTGCAGATTTAGTGGATGGTTCGACAGACCATGACAAGGAGAACATACCAGTCAGTAGTAATTTTACTTCCAATACAAAATGTGTAAAGAACAGCAAGAGTTCCAAATCCATCACAAAGGCATTACAAAGTAGCAAAGCTGTGCTTGATGAGAACAGTATGATCAAAAGAAATGATTATGGAACCTTGAATGTGCCAGAACCAACATGGTTTATTTTAAGTGGACATCGCCTGCTGAGAAAAGAGTATAGGACTATACTTAGACGCTTGAGAGGCAGAGTTTGCAGGGATTCACATCACTGGTCTTTCCAAGCAACACATCTTGTCACCACTGAGCTGCGCAGAACTGAAAAATTCTTCGCAGCTGCTGCGGCTGGCAG GTGGATACTGAAGCCTGATTACTTGACTGCTTGCAATGAGGCTGGCAAGTTCTTAGAGGAAGAGCCATTTGAGTGGCATGGTCAAGGCCTTAACATCGGTGATACGATCAGCTTGGATGCTCCAAGGAAGTGGCGCCAGCTGAAGCAGCGTACTGGCTATGGTGCTTTCTATGGGATGCAGGTCATTATATATGGGGAATGCATTGCTCCAACACTG GACACACTAAAGCGCACGATCAGATCTGGTGATGGCACCATCTTAGCAACCTCCCCACCTTACACCCGGTTCCTCAAGTCCAGTGTCGACTTCGCCGTTGTATCCGCAGGCATGCCAAGCGTGGACGCATGGGTGCAGGAATTCATGCGGCACAACATCCCATGCATCAGCGCAGATTACCTGGTGGAGTACGTGTGCAAGCCTGGGCACCCCTTGAGCAAGCACGTCCTCTTCAACATGCACGATCTGGCAGAGAGGTCCCTGCAGAAGTTCCTGAAGAACCAGGAAGATGCTATGACTATGGATGCCGAGCCCGAGAGCTGTTCTGCCTGTGGATCAAACAACCGGGAAAGGCTGATGCTCATGTGCGGGGGCGGTGAAGGGAATCAGGCCGGCTGTGGGGTCCGGGTGCACGCCGATTGCTGCAACCCTCCCGTggaaggctgtggtggtggtgacTGGCTGTGCGACAGGTGCGACCAGCAGAAATCTGCAAAGAAGGGCTAA
- the LOC136547560 gene encoding BRCT domain-containing protein At4g02110-like isoform X1 produces the protein MPPHGPEEDADAHLFAGVRFVLHGFDQVSASQYRLEIERCGGVQVGGWDGDCTHVIVSNTLYDDPVCVAARKAGKKVVVDQWVEDSCELGELADADRVLYAPVRDFKGIPGCDKLHICLTGYQKNWRDDIMKMVSLMGANFSKSLAANIITHLICYKFEGDKYELAKQVNIKLVNHRWLEECLKAWEILPVDHYTKSGWEVEIMEAQAKDSEDEAEDAGRCSSSSRRIGRTPIREIRSKSHVDSAVHAPSGGPTISASNVVGATGKHLGTPEQIMKAEDASTESPDIRADSGSAPDTKCAATSVDHGAIKSTHSRIYHSENDEAPADQASRDEAKDDHRRELDTRASTLNTPSVHKSIALTIPADNIENTDGNCFHGSSQINFNNDLQSISSEENFSKKILHSKDLSRMVDQKDDGHVPDPKPNISQSSVEENLNTCGFNPRSEGNSASRNDQTLGYSRRRSSKSVSPKVTKHVDRSGGGLAHRRKSILSSVSSKAPNEAPDSGSGISSSPFSGKESALEAAASNVGRSPTESTKVDGHVNSGPTMNSTEKQMSGCKGHLLSYRRTSLKRVSSAEVEKLPENSANDKNMGAPNVVKTPALHEATTEERCNISPSVSSEIRKESLGVHQNRDAEMTDAQRVSKIEAAAPCSKPDKEISCQNLGEDPKDVPVNKITDEHGTFPSKVSTSRVRKAGSKRSRNADSKAAGEFVNSKSEVAPSKPNHDKVASHENVEAQQREGCCSPNAAENTPSSLAEALNTKSRNEVLTSSQGPNRKTNESLVASKAESVNMTLQRNKKGNRRKLSNTSSADENQRSSSRTVPNSKSSNLVAKGSRTADVNISDSPTVDETETLPSNSSFNEAVPPGNGDENHKRLSSSASVDDPETCTANKVPNNRIRKVVAKRKLSAVQNHKSGSEPCKTAKVLVSEDKVVSPARIVQSSRNANKVTVDKDLQNTNEGRTNDTVGSFCKDATEERSKDMQSSKTRSNRRQKVADLVDGSTDHDKENIPVSSNFTSNTKCVKNSKSSKSITKALQSSKAVLDENSMIKRNDYGTLNVPEPTWFILSGHRLLRKEYRTILRRLRGRVCRDSHHWSFQATHLVTTELRRTEKFFAAAAAGRWILKPDYLTACNEAGKFLEEEPFEWHGQGLNIGDTISLDAPRKWRQLKQRTGYGAFYGMQVIIYGECIAPTLDTLKRTIRSGDGTILATSPPYTRFLKSSVDFAVVSAGMPSVDAWVQEFMRHNIPCISADYLVEYVCKPGHPLSKHVLFNMHDLAERSLQKFLKNQEDAMTMDAEPESCSACGSNNRERLMLMCGGGEGNQAGCGVRVHADCCNPPVEGCGGGDWLCDRCDQQKSAKKG, from the exons ATGCCCCCGCACGGCCCCGAAGAAGACGCCGACGCGCACCTCTTCGCCGGCGTCCGCTTCGTGCTCCACGGCTTCGACCAGGTCTCCGCGTCCCAG TATCGGCTAGAGATAGAGCGGTGCGGCGGCGTCCAAGTGGGAGGTTGGGACGGAGACTGCACCCACGTTATAGTTTCCAACACCTTATAT GATGATCCAGTGTGTGTGGCAGCGAGGAAGGCCGGGAAGAAGGTCGTCGTTGATCAGTGGGTGGAAGACAGCTGCGAACTCGGAGAATTGGCTGATGCAGATCGG GTACTATATGCTCCAGTCAGAGATTTCAAAGGCATTCCGGGTTGCGATAAACTTCATATTTGCTTGACAGGGTACCAGAAGAATTGGCGTGATGACATAATG aaAATGGTTTCTTTGATGGGAGCAAACTTCTCCAAGTCTTTGGCAGCAAACATAATTACCCATCTCATTTGCTACAAATTTGAAG GTGATAAATACGAACTTGCTAAACAGGTGAATATAAAGCTTGTCAATCACCGGTGGCTGGAAGAATG CTTAAAGGCATGGGAAATCCTTCCGGTTGATCATTATACGAAAAG TGGTTGGGAAGTAGAGATAATGGAAGCACAAGCTAAGGACTCTGAAGATGAAGCAGAAGATGCTGGTAGATGCTCATCAAGTAGCAGACGTATTGGCAGGACACCTATTAGAGAGATCAGATCCAAATCTCATGTTGATTCTGCTGTCCATGCACCCAGTGGAGGTCCTACTATCTCTGCTAGCAATGTAGTGGGTGCTACAGGAAAACACTTGGGCACTCCAGAACAGATTATGAAAGCAGAGGACGCGAGCACGGAATCACCTGACATCAGAGCTGACTCAGGAAGTGCCCCTGACACAAAGTGTGCTGCAACATCTGTTGATCATGGTGCCATTAAATCTACCCACTCTCGCATTTATCACAGTGAGAATGATGAGGCTCCTGCAGATCAGGCCAGTAGGGATGAAGCTAAAGACGATCACAGAAGGGAACTTGACACCAGGGCTAGTACCCTTAATACTCCCAGTGTACATAAAAGCATTGCACTCACTATTCCAGCGGACAACATAGAGAACACTGACGGGAACTGTTTCCATGGTTCCAGTCAGATCAATTTCAACAATGATCTTCAGTCAATCTCTTCTGAAGAAAATTTCTCCAAGAAAATATTACACTCAAAAGACTTGAGCAGAATGGTAGATCAGAAGGATGATGGGCACGTACCTGATCCCAAACCCAACATTTCTCAGTCATCAGTTGAAGAAAACCTAAACACTTGTGGGTTTAATCCAAGATCAGAAGGCAATTCAGCATCAAGAAATGACCAAACCTTAGGCTATTCTAGAAGGCGATCTTCAAAGTCAGTATCACCTAAAGTGACGAAGCATGTTGATAGATCTGGCGGTGGACTTGCTCATAGGAGGAAAAGCATTCTTTCTTCAGTCAGTTCAAAGGCACCGAATGAAGCCCCAGACTCGGGGAGTGGAATATCAAGTAGTCCTTTTTCAGGCAAGGAAAGTGCATTGGAAGCAGCTGCTTCTAATGTGGGTAGAAGCCCTACTGAATCTACCAAAGTTGATGGTCATGTAAACAGTGGTCCAACTATGAATTCAACAGAGAAGCAGATGTCTGGATGTAAAGGCCACCTGTTAAGTTATAGGAGAACATCTTTGAAGCGTGTAAGCTCTGCTGAAGTAGAAAAGCTTCCTGAAAATTCTGCTAACGATAAGAATATGGGGGCACCTAATGTAGTAAAGACACCAGCACTGCACGAGGCAACAACTGAGGAGCGCTGTAACATATCCCCTTCTGTCAGTTCTGAAATTAGAAAAGAAAGTTTAGGTGTTCACCAGAATAGGGACGCTGAGATGACTGATGCTCAGCGGGTAAGCAAAATTGAAGCTGCAGCTCCTTGCTCAAAACCTGATAAAGAGATTTCTTGTCAGAACTTGGGAGAAGATCCTAAAGATGTCCCAGTTAACAAGATCACTGATGAACATGGAACATTTCCCTCGAAAGTATCCACTTCCAGAGTGAGGAAGGCTGGTTCCAAGCGGTCTCGCAATGCTGACAGTAAAGCTGCTGGTGAATTCGTAAATAGTAAAAGTGAGGTTGCACCTTCGAAGCCCAATCATGATAAAGTTGCTTCTCATGAAAACGTGGAGGcacaacagagagaaggatgctGTAGTCCAAATGCTGCCGAAAATACACCATCATCTCTTGCAGAAGCCCTGAACACCAAATCAAGGAATGAAGTTCTAACCAGCTCTCAGGGTCCCAATCGCAAGACAAACGAATCACTAGTGGCTTCCAAGGCAGAGTCTGTTAATATGACTCTGCAGAGAAACAAGAAGGGGAACCGTAGAAAGCTTTCAAACACTTCAAGTGCAGATGAAAATCAAAGAAGTTCATCTCGGACGGTACCAAATTCCAAATCAAGTAATTTGGTTGCAAAGGGATCTCGGACTGCTGATGTCAATATATCTGACTCACCAACTGTTGATGAAACTGAGACATTGCCATCAAACTCGAGTTTTAATGAGGCAGTTCCTCCAGGAAATGGTGATGAAAACCATAAAAGGCTTTCAAGCAGTGCAAGCGTAGATGACCCTGAAACATGTACAGCAAATAAAGTACCAAACAATAGAATCCGTAAGGTTGTAGCCAAGAGGAAACTATCTGCTGTCCAAAACCACAAATCTGGTAGTGAGCCTTGCAAGACTGCAAAGGTATTGGTATCTGAAGATAAAGTTGTCTCACCAGCGAGAATTGTACAGAGTTCTAGAAATGCTAACAAGGTAACGGTGGATAAAGACCTGCAGAACACCAATGAGGGTAGGACGAATGATACAGTTGGATCATTTTGCAAAGATGCCACGGAAGAGAGGTCAAAAGACATGCAGAGTTCTAAAACTAGAAGCAACAGAAGACAAAAGGTTGCAGATTTAGTGGATGGTTCGACAGACCATGACAAGGAGAACATACCAGTCAGTAGTAATTTTACTTCCAATACAAAATGTGTAAAGAACAGCAAGAGTTCCAAATCCATCACAAAGGCATTACAAAGTAGCAAAGCTGTGCTTGATGAGAACAGTATGATCAAAAGAAATGATTATGGAACCTTGAATGTGCCAGAACCAACATGGTTTATTTTAAGTGGACATCGCCTGCTGAGAAAAGAGTATAGGACTATACTTAGACGCTTGAGAGGCAGAGTTTGCAGGGATTCACATCACTGGTCTTTCCAAGCAACACATCTTGTCACCACTGAGCTGCGCAGAACTGAAAAATTCTTCGCAGCTGCTGCGGCTGGCAG GTGGATACTGAAGCCTGATTACTTGACTGCTTGCAATGAGGCTGGCAAGTTCTTAGAGGAAGAGCCATTTGAGTGGCATGGTCAAGGCCTTAACATCGGTGATACGATCAGCTTGGATGCTCCAAGGAAGTGGCGCCAGCTGAAGCAGCGTACTGGCTATGGTGCTTTCTATGGGATGCAGGTCATTATATATGGGGAATGCATTGCTCCAACACTG GACACACTAAAGCGCACGATCAGATCTGGTGATGGCACCATCTTAGCAACCTCCCCACCTTACACCCGGTTCCTCAAGTCCAGTGTCGACTTCGCCGTTGTATCCGCAGGCATGCCAAGCGTGGACGCATGGGTGCAGGAATTCATGCGGCACAACATCCCATGCATCAGCGCAGATTACCTGGTGGAGTACGTGTGCAAGCCTGGGCACCCCTTGAGCAAGCACGTCCTCTTCAACATGCACGATCTGGCAGAGAGGTCCCTGCAGAAGTTCCTGAAGAACCAGGAAGATGCTATGACTATGGATGCCGAGCCCGAGAGCTGTTCTGCCTGTGGATCAAACAACCGGGAAAGGCTGATGCTCATGTGCGGGGGCGGTGAAGGGAATCAGGCCGGCTGTGGGGTCCGGGTGCACGCCGATTGCTGCAACCCTCCCGTggaaggctgtggtggtggtgacTGGCTGTGCGACAGGTGCGACCAGCAGAAATCTGCAAAGAAGGGCTAA